The window CTTCAGCGGCTCCGCCCAAAAGGTGGCGGCGACGTTCTCCATCACGCCTGAGACGAACACCAGCAGCACCAGAATATTAAGGCCGTCGATCGGCTGCTTGTGACGCGCGATCGCCGCCGCGCCAGCCAGCCATCGGACCAGCGCCGCCACCAGAAGCGCCCCGCCCAGGATCGCCAGCAGCTTGCCGCCCAGCGCCAGTGGCGACAGCGTCAGCGCGCCGTCGAAAAAAACGTGGGCGAATATCGGCGCGGTCAGCGGTATCAGCGCCGTGCCGGTCACCAGTGTGACCAGCACCAGGGTCGCATCGAAGCCCATCAGCGCGGCAAGCGCGGGCGCCGCCATCATCGGCGAGGCCACCATCTGCAGCATCACCCCAAGAAAAAGACCTGGCGAGAGGGTGTTGAATCCCGTGCCGACCGAGATCAGGCCCGCGATCATCGGCACCACGATGGTGGTCCAGACGGTTGCGGCTATGACCAATCCGGGGCGCTTCAGATAGCCGCGCATGGCATCGGCATCGAGCCGCATGAAGGAGATGCACAACAGGATGAAGACCGCAGGGGTCACATAGGGTTTCAGGATCGCGCCCAGCGGCGGAACGGCGAGACCGATGAACACCAGCGCCGCGATCGCGCGCGCGCCCTGGCGGCCGATCCAGGCGAGCAGCCTCACGGGCAACAGGCCGATACGGGATGCGCTGATGCGGGGCGCGATGGACGGCATGGACGATTCCTCTTCAGCCGCCGCAAGGGGAAGATGGTGATCGGGTCTCGCGATGAGGTGATCGTCGACCGGGCCGCCTTCCGGCGGCAACGGTCGTCTCAGGACATGACGATGTGCCGCTCCGGACAGGAGCGCCACCACGATGTGAAGGCTGCACGATACGTCATGCGGATCGGTATGCCATCGCAGCAGTGCGATGACAATGTCCTCCCCGGCATGGGCATCATGCCCCGGTTCGGGCTAGGCTGTTCGCGACCCATCGCAGGCCACCGCATGTCCATCGTCCCCACAGCCGATCAGCGCGAAACCCGAGCCGGTCTGCTGCCGGTCGCGATCCTGATTGCCTCCAATCTCGTTCCGATCGCCGGAATCCTGTGGTGGGACTGGGATGCTTTCGTGCTGCTCAGCCTGTACTGGCTGGAAACCGCTGTTTTCGGCTTCTGGATGATCCTGCGAATCCTCGCCTTCTCGCAGGCGGGCAGCACCGGGGCGGGGCGAAGCCTGCTCTCCGCCGTCGGGCTCGCCGGCTTCTTTATGGTGCATGCCGGCATCTTCATGTCGGCGCACATGGTCTTCCTGTGGGCACTGTTCTCCGGTGCCTGGAAGGCGCAGCTCCATGACGCCCGCGATTTCATCCGCCTGATCGTGATCGGCAAGGGGCTGTGGCTGCCTTTGCTTGCGCTGTTTGTCGCGCGCGGCGCGGTGTTCGTGAACGATGTCGTCAACCGCTTCGTGTTCCGTCGCCCGCAGCCACAGCCCACCGGCACCGATGCCATTGTCGGTGGCTTCTACCAGCGCATCATGCTGATGCATGTCGCGATCATTGGGGGCGGTCTCGTGGCGATGCAGATCGGCAGCGCCGCGCCGCTGGTGGTGCTGGTGCTGCTGAAGACCGCCCTCGATATCCATCTGGAAAGGCGGCGCAGGCGCTGAAAACGCCGCGAGCGCGGCGCGGCCGGCCATCAGCCCGGCGCAAAAACACCTCTGGCATCAGCATCGTGGGCCCAGGATGTCAGGACCTGATAGTCGCCGGCATCGACCGCCGCGAAGCGTGACAGCAGAAGCGTATCGAGCGTCGCTATCATTGCCTGAGCCGTGTGGCACGTCAGAAGCGACTGGCGCAGCTGCGATACGATGTCGGCGTCGATCGATCGGGAAGCAACCAGAGGCGGAATCGGGGCCATTTCGGTTGACGCAACGACTCGTATCCGTGACGCGACATCCGGAGCGTGGCGCTTGAGCAGATCGTGAAACCAGGAATCCAGCGGCCCGACGTCGATCGTGCCGTCAATGATCGCATCGATCACGCGACGCGGCGTGATCAGCGGGCCGGTCCACCGCGCATATCCCGGCACGGAGTCCAGTTCGGCGAAGTGATGCCTGACGGCATTATAGCCCGATTGAGAATGCGTGACGGTCCAGCCGATACGTCCGCCGAACGTATTCTGCAATGTGACGAAGGGGCCGTCCGCACGAACGATGAAGTCCGTGCAATATTGTGGCCTTGCGGCATAACGCGCGGATGAGGGCACCGGTGCGGCAAGAAGCCATGGCCTCTCCGCGGCCGAAGCGAACGGAAATCCACACATCAGCACCGCGCCGAGATCATCGCGCGCCCACAGCGTTTCGAGAGGAGCGGGCGCGGCATGATCGACATAGTCCAATTCAATACCGGAGTTGGCAGACACCCAGCCGAACAGGGCCTGCCATGCGGCCTTCACCGCTGGCGTGGCCGAATACATTCGCGCGTTAACGACAAGCCGCATCACGCATAGCGCAGGCGATGGCCGATGCCGAGGCGCGCCGCCTTCTCCAGCATGGCATGTCCCAGCGCGATATCCGACAGCGAAAGGCCCCTGTGCCAGAACAGGATCGTCTCGTCATCGCGTTCACGCCCGCTCTTGCTGCCGGCGACGATTTCGCCGAGCTCGGCGTGCAGCGTCGCCTCG is drawn from Bradyrhizobium prioriisuperbiae and contains these coding sequences:
- a CDS encoding phosphate/phosphite/phosphonate ABC transporter substrate-binding protein; translation: MRLVVNARMYSATPAVKAAWQALFGWVSANSGIELDYVDHAAPAPLETLWARDDLGAVLMCGFPFASAAERPWLLAAPVPSSARYAARPQYCTDFIVRADGPFVTLQNTFGGRIGWTVTHSQSGYNAVRHHFAELDSVPGYARWTGPLITPRRVIDAIIDGTIDVGPLDSWFHDLLKRHAPDVASRIRVVASTEMAPIPPLVASRSIDADIVSQLRQSLLTCHTAQAMIATLDTLLLSRFAAVDAGDYQVLTSWAHDADARGVFAPG
- a CDS encoding Na+-dependent transporter; the protein is MPSIAPRISASRIGLLPVRLLAWIGRQGARAIAALVFIGLAVPPLGAILKPYVTPAVFILLCISFMRLDADAMRGYLKRPGLVIAATVWTTIVVPMIAGLISVGTGFNTLSPGLFLGVMLQMVASPMMAAPALAALMGFDATLVLVTLVTGTALIPLTAPIFAHVFFDGALTLSPLALGGKLLAILGGALLVAALVRWLAGAAAIARHKQPIDGLNILVLLVFVSGVMENVAATFWAEPLKMLGLTLLAFAVFLVLLGLTVLVFRGLGRPKAMALGLMVCQRNMGLMMAATDGALPGLTWLYFALSQFPIYLSPLLLKPLVGRGVDTDRS
- a CDS encoding DUF6498-containing protein, with the protein product MSIVPTADQRETRAGLLPVAILIASNLVPIAGILWWDWDAFVLLSLYWLETAVFGFWMILRILAFSQAGSTGAGRSLLSAVGLAGFFMVHAGIFMSAHMVFLWALFSGAWKAQLHDARDFIRLIVIGKGLWLPLLALFVARGAVFVNDVVNRFVFRRPQPQPTGTDAIVGGFYQRIMLMHVAIIGGGLVAMQIGSAAPLVVLVLLKTALDIHLERRRRR